The following coding sequences lie in one Flavobacterium cyclinae genomic window:
- a CDS encoding tetratricopeptide repeat protein, with translation MNLSHEEEENSLSLSKFESMLKTNKVFFFDSEEFEDIILHYMDTGRLNLAKKALKLGLEQHPKSTGLKLVQVEMLVYEDKLDIAEKLLNELYAIEPTNEEIYIQKANIHSKRDEHEKAISFLEIALKYTDDYADVYSMIGMEYLFMDNLEMAKENFIKCLDEDTEDYSALYNVVYCFDFLDQNEDAIVYLNRFIDKNPYSEVAWHQLGRQYYALKNYEKAVWAFDYATLIDETFLGAYMEKAKSYEKLKKYQDAIDCYNITLELDDPSSFVLLRVAKCYERLGNTEFALNYYLKTVHEDPLLDKGWIAITDFYIRQKNFQKALYYVNKAIGIDGDNSLYWKRFAAVNSALHFFEEAEYGYRKAFECGDINLDTFTLWTDVLQYLGEFETAIEILLEASNVLPDEYEIEYRLAGLYFLMDDVTKGNLHLINGMKLEPKHLTLFQELFPVVWERTEVQKTISKFKK, from the coding sequence ATGAATTTGAGTCACGAAGAAGAAGAAAACAGCTTGTCCTTATCTAAATTTGAATCAATGTTAAAAACCAACAAAGTTTTTTTCTTTGATTCTGAAGAGTTTGAAGATATCATTCTTCATTACATGGATACGGGCCGATTGAATTTGGCCAAAAAAGCGCTAAAATTAGGTTTAGAACAACATCCAAAATCTACTGGATTAAAATTAGTTCAAGTTGAAATGTTGGTTTACGAAGACAAACTCGATATTGCTGAAAAGCTTCTTAACGAGTTGTATGCTATTGAACCAACTAACGAAGAGATCTATATTCAAAAAGCCAACATACATTCTAAAAGAGACGAACACGAAAAAGCCATTTCTTTTCTGGAAATTGCCTTAAAATATACAGATGATTATGCTGATGTATATTCTATGATAGGTATGGAATACCTGTTTATGGATAATTTAGAAATGGCGAAAGAAAATTTCATCAAATGTTTGGATGAAGATACCGAAGATTACTCAGCACTTTATAATGTGGTTTATTGTTTTGATTTCCTAGATCAAAACGAAGATGCTATCGTTTATCTAAACCGATTTATTGATAAAAATCCATATAGTGAAGTGGCTTGGCATCAATTAGGACGCCAATATTACGCCTTGAAAAATTACGAAAAAGCAGTTTGGGCTTTTGATTATGCTACTTTAATTGACGAAACCTTTTTAGGGGCGTACATGGAGAAAGCAAAATCATACGAAAAACTAAAAAAATATCAAGATGCGATTGATTGCTACAATATTACATTAGAATTAGACGACCCTTCTTCTTTTGTATTGCTACGTGTGGCAAAATGTTACGAGCGATTAGGAAATACTGAATTTGCTTTAAACTATTACTTAAAAACAGTTCATGAAGATCCATTATTAGACAAAGGTTGGATTGCTATTACTGATTTTTACATTCGACAAAAAAACTTCCAAAAAGCCTTGTACTATGTTAACAAAGCGATTGGAATTGATGGTGATAACTCATTATATTGGAAACGTTTTGCTGCGGTAAATAGCGCCTTACATTTTTTTGAAGAAGCAGAATACGGCTACCGTAAAGCATTTGAATGTGGCGACATCAATTTAGATACGTTCACATTGTGGACAGACGTATTACAATATTTAGGCGAATTTGAAACTGCTATCGAAATTCTTTTAGAAGCTAGTAATGTTTTACCAGATGAATACGAAATCGAATACCGTTTGGCAGGATTGTATTTTCTAATGGACGATGTTACCAAAGGAAATCTTCACTTAATAAACGGAATGAAATTAGAACCAAAACACCTAACTTTGTTTCAAGAATTATTCCCAGTGGTATGGGAACGAACAGAAGTTCAAAAAACGATTTCAAAGTTTAAAAAATAG
- a CDS encoding DUF368 domain-containing protein codes for MRKLFPDYLIITLKGLAMGAADVVPGVSGGTIAFISGIYKELIDSINNVNLSVLKTLKKDGLKAAWEQVNGSFLLALVIGIGISVLTFSKVITHLLDTQPILVWSFFFGLIIASITLIWKEITHWKLVDILFLLIGITVSYYITIARPVSSPDSYWYLFLSGFIAIIAMILPGISGAFILLLMGSYETVIGTINTFREGLTTANSEILISALLKLGVFAVGAIIGLKSFSKILHWMFEHHKNTTLTLLIGFMMGSLNKVWPWKQVLETRINSHGEVVPYIDRSILPQNFEGEPQITIAIILAIFGFVLIFGMEKIASKLGKK; via the coding sequence ATGAGAAAACTTTTTCCCGATTATTTGATTATTACCCTTAAAGGATTAGCTATGGGTGCTGCAGATGTAGTTCCAGGTGTTTCTGGAGGAACTATAGCTTTTATTTCCGGAATTTATAAAGAATTAATTGATAGTATAAATAATGTAAATCTTTCGGTCTTAAAAACACTAAAAAAAGACGGTCTAAAAGCAGCTTGGGAACAAGTAAATGGTAGTTTCTTATTAGCTTTAGTGATTGGAATTGGAATTAGCGTGCTTACATTTTCAAAAGTAATCACACATTTACTAGACACACAACCTATACTAGTTTGGTCGTTTTTCTTTGGATTAATCATTGCGAGTATTACCTTAATTTGGAAAGAAATTACACATTGGAAACTAGTAGATATTTTATTTTTACTAATCGGAATTACGGTTTCTTATTATATTACTATTGCACGTCCGGTGAGTTCTCCTGATAGTTATTGGTATTTATTTTTATCTGGATTTATTGCCATTATTGCGATGATTTTACCCGGAATTTCAGGTGCTTTTATTTTACTTTTAATGGGTTCATATGAAACCGTAATTGGAACAATTAATACTTTTAGAGAAGGGTTAACAACAGCTAATTCAGAAATTCTAATTTCGGCTTTATTAAAATTAGGCGTTTTCGCGGTTGGAGCAATAATAGGACTGAAATCATTTTCTAAAATATTGCATTGGATGTTTGAACATCATAAAAATACAACTTTGACATTATTAATAGGCTTTATGATGGGCTCTTTAAACAAAGTATGGCCTTGGAAACAAGTATTAGAAACCAGAATTAACAGTCATGGAGAAGTTGTTCCTTATATTGACAGAAGTATTTTACCCCAAAATTTTGAGGGTGAACCACAAATTACAATTGCAATAATCTTAGCCATTTTTGGTTTTGTTTTAATCTTTGGAATGGAAAAAATAGCAAGTAAATTGGGTAAAAAATAA